A portion of the Haliaeetus albicilla chromosome 29, bHalAlb1.1, whole genome shotgun sequence genome contains these proteins:
- the LOC138682692 gene encoding ADP-ribosylhydrolase ARH1-like isoform X1: MEETVPSVEAYEAAMVLSGVGDALGYRGGRWEYCTSGSQIHAELAELGGLEAITLEPPEWPVSDDTVLHLATAEGLATGLEGEPLLQELARRYVAAMGDMEGRKPGPTSILGTSQLRPGEPEGYRIPFNPTGTGCGAAMRSLAIGLRYPHARELPTLIRVSIESGRMTHHHPTGYLGALAVALFGALGARGEPPERWGAELLRVLPLAWDYVEGAGVAVGDNAAAWPFFGDAWHRYLESRGLLEGHGPPQVPSLPSPAERDAAYLGWALEGWPGRSGHDAPMVALEALLAAGGCWGDLCARAVLHGGDSDSTGTIAAGCWGLRGGLAPIPPGLHCCLEYRGRLRDAAHRLHALAWGKR; encoded by the exons ATGGAGGAGAC GGTGCCCTCGGTGGAAGCCTACGAAGCAGCCATGGTGCTCAGTGGGGTGGGGGATGCGCTTGGGTACCGGGGGGGCCGCTGGGAGTACTGCACCTCGGGATCCCAGATCCACGCCGAGCTGGCTgagctgggggggctggaggcCATCACCCTCGAGCCCCCTGAGTGGCCCGTCAGCGATGACACTGTCCTCCACCTCGCGACCGCCGAGGGCCTGGCcacag gcctggAGGGGGAAcccctcctgcaggagctggctCGCCGCTACGTGGCCGCCATGGGCGACATGGAGGGCCGCAAGCCGGGGCCCACCAGCATCCTGG gcacctCGCAGCTGCGGCCTGGGGAGCCTGAGGGCTATCGCATCCCCTTCAACCCCACCGGCACTGGCTGCGGGGCCGCCATGCGTAGCCTGGCCATCGGCCTcag GTACCCACACGCCCGGGAGCTGCCGACGCTGATCCGGGTGAGCATCGAGAGTGGACGCATgacccaccaccaccccaccg GGTACCTCGGAGCACTAGCGGTGGCCCTCTTTGGGGCGCTGGGGGCTCGGGGGGAGCCCCCAGAGCGCTGGGGGGCCGAGCTGCTGCGGGTCCTGCCCCTCGCATGGGACTACGTGGAGGGTGCTGGGGTTGCCGTGGGGGACAACGCTGCCGCCTGGCCCTTCTTTGGGGATGCCTGGCACCG GTACCTGGAATCCCGGGGGCTTCTGGAGGGTCATGGCCCACCACAGGTGCCGTCCCTTCCGTCACCAGCCGAGCGGGATGCTGCGTACCTGGGCTGGGCACTGGAGGGGTGGCCAGGGCGCAGCGGCCATGACGCACCCATGGTGGCCCTGGAGGCCCTGCTGGCAgccggtgggtgctggggggaccTGTGTGCCAGGGCGGTGCTGCATGGTGGGGACAGCGATTCGACGGGGACCATCGCcgctgggtgctgggggctgcggggggggctGGCGCCCATCCCCCCTGGGCTGCACTGCTGCCTTGAGTACCGTGGGCGGCTGCGCGATGCTGCCCACCGCCTCCACGCGCTGGCCTGGGGGAAACGCTGA
- the LOC138682692 gene encoding ADP-ribosylhydrolase ARH1-like isoform X2, producing the protein MEETVPSVEAYEAAMVLSGVGDALGYRGGRWEYCTSGSQIHAELAELGGLEAITLEPPEWPVSDDTVLHLATAEGLATGLEGEPLLQELARRYVAAMGDMEGRKPGPTSILGTSQLRPGEPEGYRIPFNPTGTGCGAAMRSLAIGLRYPHARELPTLIRVSIESGRMTHHHPTGYLGALAVALFGALGARGEPPERWGAELLRVLPLAWDYVEGAGVAVGDNAAAWPFFGDAWHRATGAHPVPAAPSVPSVPTGAAVLSHGNVAQGHPTPPLTSVSLVLLVSLVPGIPGASGGSWPTTGAVPSVTSRAGCCVPGLGTGGVARAQRP; encoded by the exons ATGGAGGAGAC GGTGCCCTCGGTGGAAGCCTACGAAGCAGCCATGGTGCTCAGTGGGGTGGGGGATGCGCTTGGGTACCGGGGGGGCCGCTGGGAGTACTGCACCTCGGGATCCCAGATCCACGCCGAGCTGGCTgagctgggggggctggaggcCATCACCCTCGAGCCCCCTGAGTGGCCCGTCAGCGATGACACTGTCCTCCACCTCGCGACCGCCGAGGGCCTGGCcacag gcctggAGGGGGAAcccctcctgcaggagctggctCGCCGCTACGTGGCCGCCATGGGCGACATGGAGGGCCGCAAGCCGGGGCCCACCAGCATCCTGG gcacctCGCAGCTGCGGCCTGGGGAGCCTGAGGGCTATCGCATCCCCTTCAACCCCACCGGCACTGGCTGCGGGGCCGCCATGCGTAGCCTGGCCATCGGCCTcag GTACCCACACGCCCGGGAGCTGCCGACGCTGATCCGGGTGAGCATCGAGAGTGGACGCATgacccaccaccaccccaccg GGTACCTCGGAGCACTAGCGGTGGCCCTCTTTGGGGCGCTGGGGGCTCGGGGGGAGCCCCCAGAGCGCTGGGGGGCCGAGCTGCTGCGGGTCCTGCCCCTCGCATGGGACTACGTGGAGGGTGCTGGGGTTGCCGTGGGGGACAACGCTGCCGCCTGGCCCTTCTTTGGGGATGCCTGGCACCG GGCCACCGGTGCGCATCCcgtccctgctgctcccagtgtccccagtgtcccaaCCGGTGCTGCTGTCCTCAGCCATGGGAATGTGGCCCAGGgccaccccacacccccacTGACCTCGGTGTCCCTGGTGCTCTTGGTTTCCCTG GTACCTGGAATCCCGGGGGCTTCTGGAGGGTCATGGCCCACCACAGGTGCCGTCCCTTCCGTCACCAGCCGAGCGGGATGCTGCGTACCTGGGCTGGGCACTGGAGGGGTGGCCAGGGCGCAGCGGCCATGA
- the LOC138682591 gene encoding uncharacterized protein, whose protein sequence is MPWQRGCAGEAWWRGWPTGCEVTEPRFDMLCCASCGQHCGSSGGSSSSGSSMVRAWGAVVLACLLLLALQAWDAQAAPRRAQGAVHVDQDARWNSVPEVGGNPRAVRGDRGYLTSQLEPVREPWGDPTDVAAGDGYPASWLGSRADPQAGRMDVAGWRAFPAPGLNPGLNPSWHPRETNRETVQKEAFQKGSRHTVPVSDEERDWHAR, encoded by the exons ATGCCCTGGCAGCGGGGCTGCGCTGGGGAGGCCTGGTGGAGGGGGTGGCCGACAGGCTGTGAGGTCACAGAGCCCCGCTTTGacatgctgtgctgtgccagctGCGGGCAACActgcggcagcagcggcggcagcagcagcagcggcagcagcatgGTGCGAGCCTGGGGGGCCGTGGTCCTcgcctgcctcctcctgctggcCCTGCAAGCCTGGGACGCCCAGGCTGCTCCAAGGCGAGCGCAGGGAGCAG TCCATGTTGATCAAGATGCTCGGTGGAATTCTGTTCCTGAGGTTGGGGGAAATCCCAGAG CTGTCCGTGGAGACAGGGGCTACTTGACTTCTCAACTTGAGCCTGTCCGTGAGCCTTGGGGCGATCCCACAG ATGTGGCTGCAGGCGATGGTTATCCAGCTTCCTGGCTGGGTTCCAGGGCTGACCCACAGGCAGGTCGCATGG ATGTGGCCGGATGGAGGGCTTTTCCAGCTCCTGGGCTGAATCCTGGGCTGAATCCCAGCTGGCATCCCAGGG AGACCAACCGTGAGACTGTGCAGAAGGAGGCCTTTCAGAAGGGAAGCAGGCACACTGTGCCAGTCTCCGATGAAGAAAGAGACTGGCATGCCAGGTAA